A single Cottoperca gobio chromosome 5, fCotGob3.1, whole genome shotgun sequence DNA region contains:
- the ccdc51 gene encoding mitochondrial potassium channel: protein MRYRGAQICLRAHGSCCLSRLFLPCRITPVRTYSAHNQPGSPPPTKPTPPDRNGNAKVVKERALAALQHAGELGQLWGQRSAQAATASVNYWWERYEEFVGLNEVRSAQTKVTEAESAFMVARGMVREAHVSLEALQVRLKEVRDRLDRVSREEAHYLELATQEHKLLQEERRLRTAYENSEGSEREKFALFSAGVRSSHEKERTRAERTKNWSIIGSVLGALIGVMGSTYINRVRLQELKSLLLEAQKGPESLQEALRVQAGNHRFQQDELRTLIDSLRVALTDAFTQRGVVLQDKRAPSPDAPTVSLSAFKDLHISSQKTESLLKSLRPQLGQLEQGLGRVEGEMSVVRRLLETKPQTEPQTAQPQFAAPERPEREDRWESEALVTRLEESQRTLGERIRTNNVYNAVFTYTATAITVSAVYLLLRGTG, encoded by the exons ATGAG GTACAGAGGCGCTCAGATCTGTCTCCGGGCTCATGGCTCGTGCTGTCTGTCCCGCCTCTTCCTGCCCTGCAGAATCACCCCGGTCCGAACCTACAGTGCTCACAATCAGCCCGGCTCCCCTCCACCCACTAAGCCCACCCCTCCTGATAGGAACGGCAACGCCAAGGTGGTGAAGGAGCGTGCCCTGGCTGCATTGCAG cATGCAGGCGAGTTGGGGCAGCTGTGGGGTCAAAGGTCGGCTCAGGCGGCCACCGCCTCAGTCAACTACTGGTGGGAAAGATACGAAGAGTTTGTCGGGCTCAACGAGGTCCGCTCGGCCCAGACAAAGGTCACTGAG GCTGAGTCGGCGTTCATGGTGGCCAGAGGGATGGTGCGCGAGGCTCATGTCAGCCTGGAGGCCCTGCAGGTCCGGCTGAAGGAGGTCAGGGACCGGCTGGACAGAGTCTCCAGGGAGGAAGCTCACTACCTGGAGCTCGCCACTCAGGAGCACAAACTGCTGCAG GAGGAGCGGCGTCTCCGGACTGCGTACGAGAACTCAGAGGGGTCGGAGAGGGAGAAGTTCGCCTTGTTTTCTGCGGGCGTCAGATCGAGCCACGAGAAGGAGCGGACGAGAGCAGAACGCACCAAAAACTGGTCCATCATCGGCTCGGTGCTCGGAGCTCTGATCGGGGTCATGGGGTCGACATACATCAACCGCGTCCGCCTGCAG GAGCTGAAGAGTCTTCTGCTGGAGGCACAGAAAGGTCCCGAGAGTCTGCAGGAAGCCCTCAGAGTCCAGGCTGGAAACCATCGCTTCCAGCAGGACGAGCTCCGCACGCTCATCGACAGCCTCAGGGTCGCTCTGACTGACGCCTTCACACAGAGGGGCGTCGTCCTTCAGGACAAGAGGGCTCCGTCCCCAGACGCGCCCACGGTGTCTCTTTCAGCCTTCAAAGACCTCCACATCAGCAGCCAAAAGACAGAGTCCCTTCTGAAGTCCCTCCGGCCACAACTGGGACAACTGGAGCAAGGACTCGGTAGAGTTGAGGGAGAAATGTCTGTGGTGAGGAGGCTGCTGGAGACCAAACCACAGACTGAACCACAGACCGCTCAGCCGCAGTTTGCAGCACCGGAGAGACCCGAGCGAGAGGACCGGTGGGAGTCTGAGGCGCTGGTGACGCGTCTGGAGGAGTCCCAGAGGACGCTGGGAGAACGAATCAGGACAAACAATGTTTACAACGCTGTGTTTACTTACACCGCCACCGCCATCACCGTCTCTGCCGTCTACCTGCTGCTGAGAGGAACtggttag
- the tma7 gene encoding translation machinery-associated protein 7, which translates to MASREGGKKKPLKAPKKQSKEMDDDDVAFKQKQKDDLKAMEVLKAKASGKGPLGSSGIKKSGKK; encoded by the exons ATGGCAAGCAGAGAAG GAGGCAAAAAGAAGCCACTGAAGGCGCCCAAGAAACAGTCCAAGGAAATGGATGAT gatgATGTTGCCTTCAAGCAGAAGCAAAAGGATGACCTGAAGGCCATGGAAGTGTTGAAGGCCAAAGCGTCTGGAAAAGGACCTCTAG GCAGCAGTGGCATCAAGAAATCAGGCAAGAAGTAA